A window from bacterium encodes these proteins:
- a CDS encoding glycosyltransferase family 4 protein, with the protein MRVFFLTEGTRTSPASRIRVYNHLERLAGRTDFEARAVSFTGEAACRALVDGKKPCPPLRAAEKLRQLAAWSSLRGAARRSDVLFVQRVLPPAGTIARLARLKTPLVYDFDDAVYLGRAEREMRFRAVIRAAASVIAVSRFAADEAIRRGAAPERVTVIPSPVDCAAVARRPAGGTGESSFTVGWIGSPATTSYLEAVWPELAAFAADCPRARFLFVGARPFDTGTLKERVRFETWSEEKNRTLPAQMDAGIMPLPDDPWCRGKGGYKLIQYMSAGVACLASPVGANLEVVEDGVCGFFAAQSGDWRRHLARLADNPALCDSLGAAGRQRAETVYDYAVTSGQFLSALQQAAACGRTPDTSTGGVTPGQSPAVERK; encoded by the coding sequence ATGAGGGTCTTTTTCCTGACAGAGGGCACACGCACCTCGCCGGCCAGCCGGATCCGGGTCTACAATCACCTGGAGCGCCTGGCCGGGCGGACGGATTTCGAGGCGCGCGCGGTCAGTTTCACCGGCGAGGCCGCCTGCCGCGCCCTTGTGGATGGGAAAAAGCCGTGCCCGCCGCTCAGGGCCGCGGAAAAGCTCCGTCAACTGGCCGCCTGGAGCAGCCTGCGCGGCGCGGCGCGGCGCTCGGACGTGCTTTTTGTCCAGCGGGTGCTGCCCCCGGCCGGGACAATCGCTCGTCTGGCCAGGCTGAAAACGCCGCTGGTTTACGATTTCGACGATGCGGTCTACCTGGGCCGCGCCGAACGCGAGATGCGTTTCCGGGCCGTGATTCGCGCCGCGGCCAGCGTGATCGCCGTGAGCCGGTTCGCCGCGGATGAGGCGATCCGCCGCGGGGCTGCCCCGGAGCGGGTGACAGTGATCCCCAGCCCGGTGGACTGCGCTGCGGTCGCCCGACGGCCAGCGGGTGGCACAGGGGAATCGTCATTTACCGTGGGCTGGATCGGCTCGCCCGCCACCACCTCCTACCTGGAGGCGGTCTGGCCCGAGCTGGCCGCTTTCGCCGCTGATTGCCCGCGGGCGCGGTTCCTGTTCGTGGGCGCGCGGCCGTTCGACACAGGGACGCTGAAAGAACGGGTGCGGTTCGAGACCTGGTCCGAAGAGAAAAACCGCACGCTGCCTGCGCAGATGGACGCCGGGATCATGCCCCTGCCCGATGACCCCTGGTGCCGAGGTAAGGGTGGGTATAAACTTATACAGTACATGTCTGCGGGCGTAGCCTGCCTGGCCAGCCCGGTGGGTGCGAACCTGGAGGTGGTCGAGGATGGTGTGTGCGGGTTTTTCGCCGCGCAAAGCGGCGACTGGCGCCGCCACCTGGCCCGCCTGGCCGACAACCCCGCGCTTTGCGACAGCCTGGGCGCGGCGGGACGGCAACGCGCCGAAACGGTCTACGATTACGCAGTGACAAGCGGACAATTCCTTTCGGCCCTGCAGCAGGCCGCCGCGTGCGGCCGCACGCCGGATACCTCAACAGGCGGTGTCACGCCGGGACAGAGCCCGGCCGTGGAGCGGAAATGA
- a CDS encoding glycosyltransferase family 2 protein produces MKLSVIIPVFNERGTIEQVIDEVSAVPLEKEIIVVDDGSTDGTVEAIRRKQDMITRVHLSPVNFGKGAAIRIGLTYVTGEVIVIQDADTELDPREYSRLLEKISAGADVVYGSRFLGENRNIRLISRLANRFLTLLTNLLYGCRLTDMETAYKMFRREVAARLRLRCIGFEVEPEITSQFLKNGYRIEEAPISYNPRTTDEGKKIGWRDGVRAIYYLFLYRFFR; encoded by the coding sequence ATGAAACTGTCGGTGATAATCCCGGTCTTCAACGAGCGTGGCACCATCGAACAGGTGATCGACGAGGTCAGCGCGGTGCCGCTGGAAAAAGAGATCATCGTGGTGGACGACGGCTCCACGGACGGGACGGTGGAGGCGATCCGCCGCAAGCAGGATATGATCACACGCGTGCACCTGTCGCCGGTCAATTTCGGCAAAGGTGCCGCGATCCGGATCGGTCTGACCTATGTCACGGGCGAGGTGATCGTGATCCAGGACGCCGACACGGAGCTCGACCCGCGCGAGTACAGCCGTCTGCTCGAAAAAATCTCGGCCGGGGCGGATGTGGTCTACGGCTCGCGTTTCCTGGGCGAGAACCGGAACATCCGCCTGATCTCCCGTCTGGCCAACCGCTTCCTCACCCTGTTGACCAACCTGCTCTACGGCTGCCGTCTGACCGACATGGAGACCGCCTACAAGATGTTCCGCCGCGAGGTGGCCGCGCGTCTCCGCCTGCGCTGCATCGGGTTCGAGGTGGAGCCGGAGATTACGTCCCAGTTTCTGAAAAACGGCTACCGGATCGAGGAGGCGCCGATCTCGTACAACCCACGCACCACGGACGAGGGCAAGAAAATCGGCTGGCGCGACGGGGTGCGGGCGATCTATTACCTTTTCCTCTACCGGTTCTTCCGTTGA